In the Klebsiella aerogenes KCTC 2190 genome, one interval contains:
- the fliE gene encoding flagellar hook-basal body complex protein FliE: protein MAIQGIEGVLQQMQAMAIQAGNNGQNSVPQGVSFASELTAALGKISDTQQAARQQAQNFELGVPGISLNDVMVDLQKSSVSLQMGVQVRNKLVAAYQDIMNMPV from the coding sequence ATGGCGATTCAGGGTATTGAAGGCGTACTGCAACAGATGCAGGCGATGGCGATTCAGGCGGGAAATAACGGGCAGAATAGCGTACCGCAGGGAGTCAGTTTTGCCAGTGAATTGACCGCCGCGCTGGGTAAAATCAGCGATACCCAGCAGGCCGCGCGTCAACAGGCGCAAAACTTCGAGCTGGGCGTGCCGGGTATCAGCCTGAATGATGTGATGGTCGATTTACAGAAATCTTCAGTTTCGTTGCAGATGGGCGTGCAGGTGCGCAATAAGCTGGTGGCGGCCTATCAGGACATTATGAATATGCCGGTTTAG
- a CDS encoding YmiA family putative membrane protein, whose product MSEKVDHQLRRKVWIGIFLGLLVFWGTIATIVTLALA is encoded by the coding sequence ATGTCCGAAAAAGTAGACCATCAATTACGGCGTAAGGTGTGGATTGGGATTTTTCTCGGTTTGTTGGTCTTTTGGGGAACCATTGCGACGATTGTTACCTTAGCGTTGGCTTAG
- the fliT gene encoding flagella biosynthesis regulatory protein FliT: protein MERQQQLLAAYQQIHTLSSQMIALARAGQWEALVEMQFAYVTAVEKTAEFTGKAGPSLALQEMLNAKLKQIIDNEGVLKGLLQQRMEQLKTLIDQSTRQNAVNTAYGQFDDRSLLLGELQSDNVVAIKSKSEELQ from the coding sequence ATGGAACGCCAACAGCAGCTTTTAGCCGCCTATCAGCAGATCCATACCCTTAGCAGCCAGATGATTGCCCTGGCACGCGCCGGGCAATGGGAAGCGCTGGTGGAAATGCAGTTTGCCTACGTGACGGCGGTTGAGAAAACCGCCGAATTTACCGGCAAAGCTGGGCCATCGCTGGCTCTGCAAGAGATGCTCAACGCTAAGTTAAAACAGATTATCGACAACGAAGGGGTATTGAAAGGGCTATTGCAGCAGAGGATGGAGCAATTAAAAACGCTGATCGATCAATCCACCCGCCAGAACGCGGTCAACACCGCTTACGGCCAGTTCGACGATCGTTCGCTCCTGCTTGGCGAACTGCAGTCCGATAATGTGGTCGCCATCAAGAGCAAAAGCGAAGAATTACAATAA
- the fliS gene encoding flagellar export chaperone FliS — MYNRSGTQAYAQVSLESSAMSASPHQLIVMLFDGALNALLRARILMNQGDIAGKGLALSKAINIIDNGLKSGLDHQQGGEIADNLAALYDYMKRRLMQANLHNDEAAIVEVVKLLENIADAWRQIGPNYQPAQGTL, encoded by the coding sequence ATGTATAACCGTAGCGGCACGCAAGCCTACGCACAGGTCAGTCTGGAAAGCAGCGCGATGAGCGCCAGTCCGCACCAGTTAATCGTAATGTTGTTCGACGGGGCGCTTAACGCCCTGCTTCGCGCACGCATCCTGATGAATCAGGGGGATATCGCCGGTAAAGGCCTGGCGCTGTCTAAGGCAATCAACATCATCGACAACGGGTTGAAAAGCGGCCTCGACCACCAGCAAGGCGGCGAAATCGCCGATAATCTGGCGGCGCTGTACGATTATATGAAGCGACGCCTGATGCAGGCCAACCTGCATAATGACGAAGCGGCGATCGTCGAAGTGGTCAAGCTGCTGGAGAATATCGCCGATGCCTGGCGGCAAATTGGGCCAAACTATCAACCTGCTCAGGGTACATTGTGA
- the fliD gene encoding flagellar filament capping protein FliD yields the protein MASISSLGIGSGLDLNGLLDKLSKAEQQRLTPYTTQQTSYNAQLTAYGTLKSSLEKFDNLSKELAKPEFFNSTTATKHDQFTITTTNKAVPGNYSVEVQKLAQPQTLTTQATITDQQEKLGTAGNSDRSITITAGDPPKETTIPLSDDQTSLLEMRDAINGAKAGVTASIMRVGDNDYQLALSSTSTGEKNTVSVQVNNDDKLGAILNYDSSSKSGAMKQTVAGQDAEIVVNGTKIKRSTNSIADALQGVTIDLKTTTKAGEPQNLVIGIDKSGTADKIKSWVDNYNSLLDTFGSLTKYTPVKSGEAQSAKNGALLGDNTLRGIQSSIKSALSAAQDNPELKGLGNLGISTNPKTGKLEVDSTKLNKALDEKPDQVANFFAGNGTDTGMATEIHNEIQNYIKAGGIIENSTKSINTNLDRLNIQIDTVSDSIQNTIDRYKQQFVQLDTMMSKLSSTGNYLQQQFSSQ from the coding sequence TTTACTGGACAAACTCAGCAAGGCGGAACAACAGCGCCTGACGCCGTATACCACTCAGCAAACCAGCTATAACGCGCAGCTAACGGCTTACGGCACGTTAAAAAGCTCGCTGGAAAAATTCGATAACCTGAGCAAGGAGCTGGCTAAGCCGGAGTTTTTCAACAGCACCACCGCCACCAAGCACGACCAGTTCACCATCACCACCACCAATAAGGCGGTGCCGGGCAACTATAGCGTTGAAGTGCAGAAGCTGGCGCAGCCGCAAACCCTGACCACCCAGGCGACGATTACCGATCAACAGGAAAAACTGGGTACCGCTGGCAATAGCGATCGTTCCATTACGATCACCGCCGGCGACCCGCCAAAAGAGACCACGATTCCGCTGAGCGACGACCAGACCTCGCTGCTGGAGATGCGCGATGCCATCAACGGCGCTAAAGCCGGCGTCACCGCCAGCATCATGCGCGTCGGCGACAATGACTATCAGCTGGCGCTGAGCTCCACCAGCACCGGCGAGAAAAACACCGTGTCGGTGCAGGTGAATAACGACGATAAGCTCGGCGCCATCCTCAACTACGACAGCAGCAGCAAAAGCGGCGCGATGAAGCAGACCGTCGCCGGGCAGGATGCGGAGATCGTCGTCAACGGCACCAAAATTAAGCGCAGCACCAACTCGATTGCCGATGCGCTGCAGGGCGTCACCATCGACCTGAAAACCACCACCAAAGCCGGCGAACCGCAAAACCTGGTGATCGGCATTGATAAAAGCGGCACCGCCGACAAAATCAAATCCTGGGTGGATAACTACAATTCGCTGCTCGACACCTTCGGCTCGCTGACCAAATATACCCCGGTGAAAAGCGGTGAAGCGCAAAGCGCCAAGAACGGCGCGCTGCTCGGCGATAACACCCTGCGCGGCATTCAGTCCTCGATTAAAAGCGCGCTCAGCGCCGCTCAGGACAACCCGGAGCTGAAAGGCCTTGGCAACCTCGGGATCTCAACCAATCCCAAAACCGGCAAGCTTGAAGTCGACAGCACCAAGCTCAATAAAGCGCTCGACGAGAAACCGGATCAGGTCGCCAACTTCTTCGCCGGCAACGGGACAGACACCGGGATGGCCACCGAAATCCATAATGAAATCCAGAACTATATTAAAGCGGGCGGCATCATCGAGAACTCGACCAAAAGCATCAACACCAATCTCGATCGCCTGAATATCCAGATCGACACTGTTTCCGACAGCATCCAGAACACTATCGATCGCTATAAACAACAGTTTGTTCAGTTGGATACCATGATGTCCAAGCTGAGCAGCACGGGTAACTACTTACAACAGCAGTTCTCGTCCCAGTAA